CGAACGAGAACCCTCATGGGCCTCGCCCTGCTCGCGGCCGCCATCCTGCTGGCCGGGTGGGTGGCCGAGGTCCAGCCGGCCAAGTTCTTCGCCAATGCCGGTCGCTTCACGAAATACCTCGGAGACATCGCCCCGACGCTCTCCCTTGCGACGCTTCCGGCCGACCTCGCCGAGTGGTTCTGGGGATGGAAGCACTGGCTGGCGCTCCTCGGAGACACCATCCTGATCGCCTACGTCGGTACGCTCGCCGGCGCTCTCGGCGCCTTCGTGCTGTCCTTCCTGGCCGCCGCGAACCTTGCCCGGTCGCGCTGGGCCTGCTTCGCGGTCCGGCGTCTGCTCGAGGTCTGCCGGACCGTCCCGGAACTCGTCTTCGCCCTGGTCTTCGTGGTCGCCTTCGGGCTCGGGCCGCTGCCCGGCGTACTCGCCATCGCGATCCACACCATGGGCGCGCTCGGCAAGCTCTTCGCCGAGGTGGTCGAGAACATCGACATGAAGCCCGTTGACGGCGTGGTCTCCACCGGCGCGACCTTCGTCCAGTCGGTCCGCTTCGCCGTGGTGCCGCAGGTGCTCTCCAATTTCGCCAGCTACGCCCTGCTCCGCTTCGAGATCAACGTGCGGGGGGCAGCCATCATGGGCTTCGTGGGTGCCGGCGGCATCGGCCAGGACCTGATCGAGGCGATCCGGAAATTCTACTACACCGACGTGAGCGCGATCCTGGTGATGATCATCGCGACGGTGATGATCATCGACTTCTCTACCGAGCGGCTGCGCCACGCCCTCCTGTCCGCGGAGGCCCGGCGATGAGCATGCCCGTCGCGAACGCCCTCCCGGCCGGCCCTTTCGCGGACCTCGACCGTGCCGCCCTGGCCGCCCGCCATCCCGACATCTTCCGTCCGACCCTCCGGATGCGCCTCGTCGTGGTCGGGATCCTCCTCGCGCTCGTCGCCCTCTTCGTCTTCGGCCTGTGGCGGCTCGAGTTCTCCGCGACCCGCATCCTCTCGGGCCTCGGCCAGCTCGGCACTTTCGCGGTCCTCATGCTGCCCCCGGATCCGGGTTCCTGGTCGCGCTTCTGGCTCTTTCTCCACGGCCTGGCCGAGACTCTGGCGATCGCCTTCCTGGGCACCCTGCTGGCGGCCACGCTCGCCCTGCCGTTCGGCTTCCTGGCGGCCCGCAACGTCGTCCCGAACTGGATCTTCCACTTCGGCCTGCGGCGCTTCCTCGATACGCTCCGGGGCGTCGACACGCTGATCTGGGCGCTCGTCTGGATCAACGTCGTCGGGCTCGGCCCCTTCGCCGGGGTCCTCGCCATCATGAGCTCGGACTTCGGCGCCTTCGGCAAGCTCTTCTCCGAGGCGATCGAGACGGCGGACCGCAAGCCCGTCGAGGGCGTCGTCTCGGCGGGCGGATCGCGCCTCCACGAAGTGCGGTTCGGCCTGCTGCCGCAGGTCCTGCCCGTCATCCTCAGCCAAGTCCTCTACTACTTCGAATCCAACACCCGATCGGCCACCATCATCGGCATCGTCGGGGCCGGCGGCATCGGGCTCCACCTCTCCGAGGCGATCCGCACGCTCGAATGGCAGCAAGTCTCCGCCCTCGTCCTGATGATCCTGGTCACGGTCTCCGCCCTCGACTGGCTGTCCACGCGGCTCCGCTTCGCGGTCATCGGACGCCGAGCCGCGCCCTGATCGCCGCGGCCCTTCCCGTCATCAGAGCTTCATCGAGACGCGCCAAGAGATCCCCGCGAACGGGAAAGGGAAGATCATGGATTCGAGTGAGCGGCGGGCAGATCCCGCCGGCCCCGAAAGCGCCGCCCGCCGCCGCGCCATGGCGGCCTTCGCGGCTGCGGGGATTGCCGAATTCGAAGCCTGCGACCTCGTCGCCCGCGCCGCCGAGACGGCTACCGACCTTCGTCCGCCGGAAGCCGGACTGGTCATGGTCCGGGGCCGGATCGGGGGCGACGGCGCCGCGTTCAACCTCGGCGAAGCGACCGTGGCGCGCGCCTCGGTGCGCCTGGCGCAGGGCCCCGTCGGGCACGCGTACCGGCTCGGACGGGACACACGCACGGCCCGGCTGGCGGCGGTCGCGGACGCGCTCTGGCAGGCTCCCGCCACCCGTGCCGGCATCGAGGCGTCGATCGTGCGCCCGGTGGAGGACCGGCTCGCGGCCGAGGCCGATCTGTCGTCCCGTCGCGCCGCGGCGACCCGGGTCGACTTCTTCACGCTCGTCCGCGGCGAGGATTGAGGGAAGCCATGAACGTCCCCGTCACGGCAGCCGGCTTCGATTCCCCCGTCCACGATGCCCAGGCCACCTTCCGATCCGCCATGCGCGCCCTCGCGGAGCCGGGCACGATCCGCACCGTCGAGCCGGCGCTGGTCGCCCCCGGTCCGGTCGGCCCGGCGGTCGCGGCCCTTCTCCTGGCGCTCGCCGACTTTGAGACGCCGGTCTGGCTCGACGCCGGTACGCTCGCCGCGCCGGGCCTCGCCGACTTCCTCCGCTTCCAGACCGGCGCCCCGGTCACCGCCGACCCGGGCCGCGCTTCCTTCGGGGTCGTCAGCGACCCGGCCGCCTTCGAGGGCCTTGACCGCTTCGCCCAGGGCACCCTCGAGTATCCGGACCGGTCGACGACCCTCATCGTCCAGGTCGCGTCTCTCGCGGCGGGCGGTCCGTTCCGGCTCTCCGGTCCCGGCATCCCCGGCGAGCGGCGGCTCGCGGTGGCGCCGGAGATTCCGGGCCTCGTCGAGAGCCTGTCGCGCAACCACGAGCGCTTCCCGCGCGGCGTCGACCTGATCCTTGCCGCCGGTGACCGGATCGTCGGACTGCCCCGGACCACCCGCGTCATGAGGGACCTCTGACATGTACGTCGCCGTCAAGGGTGGCGAGAAGGCCATCGCGCATGCCCATCGGCTGCTCGCGCACGAGCGCCGTGGCGACCCGTCCGTCCCTGAGATCTCTACGGAGCAGATCGCCGGCCAGCTCGCCCTGGCGGTCGATCGTGTCATGGCCGAGGGCTCGCTCTACGACCCGGAGATCGCCAGCCTGGCCGTCAAGCAGGCACGCGGCGACCTGATCGAGGCCATCTTCCTGGTTCGCGCCTACCGCACCACGCTGCCCCGCTTCGGCTATTCGGCGCCCGTGGACACCGGCCGCATGGCCGTCGTCCGGCGCGTCTCCGCCACCTACAAGGACTTGCCCGGCGGGCAGGTGCTGGGACCGACCTTCGACTACACCCACCGGCTGATCGACTTCGATCTCCACCAGGGCGGCATTCCGGACGCCCCGGCCGAGGCCGCCGTCCCGTTGGAGAGCGCGCCCCACGTCACGGCGCTCCTGGACGGGGAAGGCCTCATCGAGCCCAACCCGGCCCCGGTCCCCGGCCCCGACGGCGCGCCGGCGGAGCCGGGCGACCTGACCCGAGAGCCGCTCGCGTTTCCGGCCGGGCGCGACCTGCGGCTGCAGAACCTGGCCCGCGGCGACGAGGGTTTCGTGCTTTCGCTCGGCTATTCCACCCAGCGCGGCTACGGCCGGACCCACGCCTTCGCGGGAGAGATCCGCATCGGCGACGTGGAGGTCGAATTCTTCGCCGAGGAGCTCGGCTTCGCGGTCCCGCTCGGCCGGCTGCCCCTGACCGAATGCGAGATGGTCAACCAGTTCAAGGGCTCGGCCAGCGTGCCGCCCCAGTTCACGCGCGGCTACGGGCTCGTCTTCGGCCAGCTGGAGCGCAAGGCCATGTCGATGGCGCTCGTCGACCGGGCCCTGCGCGCCGCCGAACTCGGCGAGGAGGTCGGTGCCCCGGCCCAGGACGAGGAGTTCGTCCTCTCGCATTCCGACAACGTCCAGGCCACCGGCTTCGTCGAGCACCTGAAGCTGCCGCACTACGTCGACTTCCAGGCGGAACTGGGCCTGGTTCGGCGCATGCGGCGCGAGCATGCCGAGCGCGTCGCGGACGGCGCCAGGGAGGCCGCCGAATGACATCCGCCGCGACCTACAACTTCGCCTATCTCGACGAGCAGACGAAGCGGATGATCCGCCGTGCCATCCTGAAGGCGATCGCCATTCCGGGC
This sequence is a window from Prosthecomicrobium sp. N25. Protein-coding genes within it:
- the phnE gene encoding phosphonate ABC transporter, permease protein PhnE; the encoded protein is MSMPVANALPAGPFADLDRAALAARHPDIFRPTLRMRLVVVGILLALVALFVFGLWRLEFSATRILSGLGQLGTFAVLMLPPDPGSWSRFWLFLHGLAETLAIAFLGTLLAATLALPFGFLAARNVVPNWIFHFGLRRFLDTLRGVDTLIWALVWINVVGLGPFAGVLAIMSSDFGAFGKLFSEAIETADRKPVEGVVSAGGSRLHEVRFGLLPQVLPVILSQVLYYFESNTRSATIIGIVGAGGIGLHLSEAIRTLEWQQVSALVLMILVTVSALDWLSTRLRFAVIGRRAAP
- the phnE gene encoding phosphonate ABC transporter, permease protein PhnE; translated protein: MAASALPSLDPALRDRLQRSYAAATRERRTRTLMGLALLAAAILLAGWVAEVQPAKFFANAGRFTKYLGDIAPTLSLATLPADLAEWFWGWKHWLALLGDTILIAYVGTLAGALGAFVLSFLAAANLARSRWACFAVRRLLEVCRTVPELVFALVFVVAFGLGPLPGVLAIAIHTMGALGKLFAEVVENIDMKPVDGVVSTGATFVQSVRFAVVPQVLSNFASYALLRFEINVRGAAIMGFVGAGGIGQDLIEAIRKFYYTDVSAILVMIIATVMIIDFSTERLRHALLSAEARR
- a CDS encoding carbon-phosphorus lyase complex subunit PhnI, encoding MYVAVKGGEKAIAHAHRLLAHERRGDPSVPEISTEQIAGQLALAVDRVMAEGSLYDPEIASLAVKQARGDLIEAIFLVRAYRTTLPRFGYSAPVDTGRMAVVRRVSATYKDLPGGQVLGPTFDYTHRLIDFDLHQGGIPDAPAEAAVPLESAPHVTALLDGEGLIEPNPAPVPGPDGAPAEPGDLTREPLAFPAGRDLRLQNLARGDEGFVLSLGYSTQRGYGRTHAFAGEIRIGDVEVEFFAEELGFAVPLGRLPLTECEMVNQFKGSASVPPQFTRGYGLVFGQLERKAMSMALVDRALRAAELGEEVGAPAQDEEFVLSHSDNVQATGFVEHLKLPHYVDFQAELGLVRRMRREHAERVADGAREAAE
- the phnH gene encoding phosphonate C-P lyase system protein PhnH, which translates into the protein MNVPVTAAGFDSPVHDAQATFRSAMRALAEPGTIRTVEPALVAPGPVGPAVAALLLALADFETPVWLDAGTLAAPGLADFLRFQTGAPVTADPGRASFGVVSDPAAFEGLDRFAQGTLEYPDRSTTLIVQVASLAAGGPFRLSGPGIPGERRLAVAPEIPGLVESLSRNHERFPRGVDLILAAGDRIVGLPRTTRVMRDL
- the phnG gene encoding phosphonate C-P lyase system protein PhnG yields the protein MDSSERRADPAGPESAARRRAMAAFAAAGIAEFEACDLVARAAETATDLRPPEAGLVMVRGRIGGDGAAFNLGEATVARASVRLAQGPVGHAYRLGRDTRTARLAAVADALWQAPATRAGIEASIVRPVEDRLAAEADLSSRRAAATRVDFFTLVRGED